A DNA window from Desulfobacterales bacterium contains the following coding sequences:
- a CDS encoding putative sulfate exporter family transporter: MADMTQQKSSDVVIDHGKGQFSDLWKKEDYMAIWLGFIILIVGLFIFVSRPPADMEKNFEKYNAGMKAEAKRAPFKTIAWHDASAAKRKIRASNEGYAKTIQGFLAPPSKWKNNPIDSIYQSKDAADALNAKGKDAHDKAKAALADALAAAQTAEQAAAGAEFKDNDLNDKAQTAIAAWLKAGENESKAKAKVGNKAYNRIGALIGLAVILAVFFGIGMTVMGKPFGSFFMGFFFVFFLAVLAYMAEMQQTVSFYGFGFPLWAIVFGMLISNTIGTPAWIKPAVQTEYYIKTGLVLLGAEILFGKMLAIGIPGIFVAWVVTPIVLICTFWFGQRVLKFPSKTLNITISADMSVCGVSAAIATAAACRAKKEELTLAIGLSMVFTAIMMVAMPAFIKAVGMNHVLGGAWMGGTIDATGAVAAAGAFLSDRALYVAATVKMIQNILIGVIAFAVAVYWVARVENIPGQAVSWMEIWYRFPKFVLGFIAASIVFSLIDDSMGKDASSAILDYGVLRGFSRLLREWFFALAFTSIGLATNFRELAKYFKGGKPLILYVCGQSFNLMLTLLMAYIMFFLVFPEITAKI, from the coding sequence ATGGCGGATATGACGCAACAAAAATCTAGCGATGTAGTAATCGATCATGGCAAGGGGCAATTCTCAGATCTCTGGAAAAAAGAAGATTACATGGCAATCTGGCTGGGGTTTATCATCCTGATCGTCGGGCTCTTCATTTTTGTCTCCCGACCGCCGGCCGACATGGAAAAGAATTTTGAAAAGTACAATGCCGGCATGAAGGCAGAGGCCAAACGCGCGCCTTTTAAAACCATCGCCTGGCATGACGCTTCAGCGGCCAAACGGAAAATTCGTGCCAGCAACGAGGGCTACGCCAAAACGATTCAAGGCTTTTTGGCCCCGCCGTCCAAATGGAAAAACAATCCCATCGATTCCATTTATCAAAGCAAGGATGCGGCTGATGCGCTCAATGCCAAGGGGAAAGACGCCCATGATAAAGCCAAGGCCGCTTTAGCCGATGCGCTGGCCGCCGCCCAAACCGCCGAACAGGCCGCCGCCGGTGCGGAATTCAAGGACAACGATCTCAATGATAAGGCCCAGACCGCAATTGCCGCCTGGTTGAAGGCCGGTGAGAACGAATCAAAGGCCAAAGCCAAAGTCGGAAACAAGGCCTATAACCGGATCGGCGCTTTGATCGGATTGGCCGTCATTCTGGCTGTCTTTTTCGGTATCGGTATGACAGTAATGGGAAAACCGTTTGGAAGCTTTTTTATGGGATTTTTCTTTGTTTTTTTTCTGGCGGTCCTGGCCTACATGGCAGAGATGCAGCAAACCGTCAGCTTTTATGGTTTCGGGTTTCCGCTGTGGGCCATTGTGTTCGGGATGCTGATCAGCAACACCATTGGAACACCGGCATGGATCAAGCCGGCGGTGCAGACCGAATACTATATTAAGACCGGGCTGGTCCTGCTGGGGGCCGAGATTTTATTCGGCAAGATGCTGGCCATCGGCATTCCGGGCATTTTCGTTGCCTGGGTAGTGACGCCGATTGTTCTGATATGCACCTTCTGGTTCGGCCAGCGGGTCCTTAAATTCCCTTCGAAAACCCTTAACATAACGATCTCAGCCGACATGTCGGTTTGCGGGGTTTCAGCCGCCATTGCCACGGCAGCCGCCTGCCGCGCCAAAAAAGAAGAACTGACCCTGGCCATAGGGCTCTCCATGGTATTTACCGCCATCATGATGGTGGCGATGCCGGCATTTATTAAAGCGGTGGGGATGAACCACGTCCTGGGCGGCGCCTGGATGGGCGGTACGATCGACGCTACCGGAGCGGTCGCCGCGGCCGGCGCGTTTCTTAGCGACAGGGCCCTGTATGTAGCGGCCACCGTAAAGATGATCCAGAACATTCTCATCGGCGTTATTGCCTTCGCCGTTGCGGTTTACTGGGTAGCCCGGGTGGAGAACATTCCGGGCCAGGCCGTCAGCTGGATGGAAATCTGGTATCGTTTTCCCAAGTTCGTGCTGGGATTTATTGCGGCCTCCATTGTTTTTTCATTGATCGACGATAGCATGGGTAAAGATGCCAGCAGCGCCATTTTAGACTACGGCGTCTTAAGAGGATTCAGCCGCCTGCTGCGGGAATGGTTCTTTGCGCTGGCCTTTACCTCCATCGGCCTGGCAACCAACTTCCG
- a CDS encoding sigma-54 dependent transcriptional regulator, with product MNSILVVSTDQNSIAAFRDAFGSTYSLTEARQLTDVLESLHTCHKDLIFIDIELLSVSDDRDGPIQGLQLIWKACATSEVVVMSSKDRIREAVKAVKAGARDYITHPVQPAEVKLVVENINKYTSIQSELDYLRKKLWQSDSRELVQTQNTDMKAVFERISLVAPTKTTVLLLGETGTGKGVLAKLMHRHSNRKDRQFISVHCGAIPDTLVESELFGHEKGSFTGAVRKKQGKFQIAHGGTIFLDEIGTLTPSAQIKLLQVLQDGTFQTVGGEKTLAVDVRVISATNVDLKSMCDEGQFRKDLYYRLNVFPILVPPLSKRIEDIPLLLDLFLKRLNRNGQKNIQAVEPAVMDAFNKYSWPGNIRELENMLERAYILAKSHMLTRQDFPGEIFESGLSPSMAPVDTSETLSEFRRRAIEVAEKSYLNELLVKHQGKLGKASVDAGVSSRQLHKLLSKYAIQKESFKAPSVSSKKQEL from the coding sequence ATGAATTCCATCCTGGTTGTGTCTACGGATCAAAATTCAATCGCAGCCTTTCGCGACGCTTTCGGGTCTACGTATTCCCTCACAGAGGCCCGCCAGCTTACAGACGTGCTGGAGAGCCTGCATACCTGCCACAAGGATTTAATCTTTATCGATATTGAGCTGCTGTCCGTGTCGGATGACAGGGACGGCCCCATTCAGGGGTTGCAGCTTATCTGGAAGGCTTGCGCGACCTCCGAGGTCGTGGTGATGTCTTCCAAAGACCGGATTCGCGAAGCCGTCAAGGCCGTCAAGGCCGGCGCCAGGGATTACATTACCCATCCCGTTCAGCCGGCGGAGGTTAAACTGGTCGTTGAAAACATCAACAAGTACACTTCGATCCAGTCCGAACTGGATTATCTTCGCAAGAAACTCTGGCAGTCGGATTCCCGGGAGCTGGTCCAAACCCAAAACACGGATATGAAGGCTGTTTTTGAGAGGATCAGCCTGGTTGCACCCACCAAGACAACGGTGCTGCTCTTGGGAGAGACCGGCACCGGCAAGGGCGTTTTGGCCAAACTGATGCATCGGCACAGCAACCGAAAAGACAGGCAGTTTATCAGCGTGCATTGCGGCGCCATTCCCGATACCCTGGTGGAAAGCGAACTGTTTGGTCATGAAAAAGGGTCCTTTACCGGCGCGGTCCGGAAAAAGCAGGGTAAATTTCAAATTGCCCATGGCGGAACAATCTTCCTGGATGAAATCGGAACCCTCACCCCATCGGCCCAGATCAAACTGCTGCAAGTCTTGCAGGACGGGACCTTTCAAACTGTCGGGGGGGAGAAGACCCTTGCGGTGGATGTCCGGGTCATTTCGGCCACCAATGTGGACCTGAAAAGTATGTGCGACGAGGGACAGTTTAGAAAAGATCTCTACTATCGGCTGAATGTGTTCCCGATTCTGGTGCCCCCACTGTCGAAAAGAATCGAGGATATCCCCCTGCTGCTGGATTTGTTTTTAAAACGCTTGAATCGAAATGGTCAGAAAAATATTCAGGCGGTTGAGCCGGCGGTGATGGATGCCTTTAATAAGTATTCCTGGCCCGGCAATATTCGCGAACTTGAAAATATGCTGGAGCGGGCATATATACTGGCAAAATCTCATATGCTGACCCGGCAGGACTTTCCCGGCGAAATCTTTGAGTCAGGGCTTTCCCCGTCAATGGCGCCCGTTGATACGTCAGAAACACTTTCGGAATTCAGACGCAGGGCCATTGAGGTTGCCGAAAAATCATATTTAAATGAATTGCTCGTCAAGCATCAGGGCAAACTCGGAAAAGCGTCTGTGGATGCCGGTGTTTCATCCCGCCAGCTTCACAAATTATTAAGCAAATATGCCATTCAGAAAGAATCATTCAAAGCCCCCTCTGTTTCCTCTAAAAAACAGGAACTTTAA
- a CDS encoding IMP cyclohydrolase: MGEDLKKMYKTIVADHFSPRMEISFIDGDKRQTLVYEKVLWTIGDEQMGLRYGENPGQEAALYRLANGNLVLGDTRTIQAGQYLASDIELLQSGKHPGKTNLTDADNALNILRYFNERPAVVIVKHNNPCGVARCDTLESAYAKAYMADRVAAFGGCIAVNQPVDKATAGAIAKQYAEVVVAPDFEAGVMDIFAKKKNLRVIRIANIARLQAFAGKTFVDFKSLMDGGIIAQESFVPRTRKAADLQLAESEYKGRKYKIARVPTPAEVEDLLFGWLVESGVTSNSVIYVKGQVTVGIGTGEQDRVGVAEIARDKAYRKLADRYCFETHAVAYNDLKDPDKKSEIDQRVAREKGGLIGSAMVSDAFFPFRDGVDVGIREGISAVVQPGGSENDYQSIEACNEAGVTMVFTGQRSFKH; the protein is encoded by the coding sequence ATGGGCGAAGATCTTAAAAAAATGTATAAGACCATCGTTGCGGATCATTTTTCACCCCGGATGGAAATCAGTTTTATAGACGGTGATAAGCGCCAGACGCTCGTTTATGAAAAGGTACTATGGACCATCGGCGACGAACAAATGGGATTGCGATACGGCGAAAACCCCGGACAGGAGGCGGCGCTCTACCGTCTCGCCAACGGCAACTTGGTCCTGGGAGACACCCGGACCATTCAGGCGGGACAGTATCTGGCATCCGATATCGAGCTGCTGCAGTCCGGCAAACATCCCGGCAAGACCAATCTGACCGATGCCGACAACGCCCTCAACATTTTAAGATATTTCAACGAGCGTCCGGCGGTTGTCATTGTCAAACATAACAACCCCTGCGGCGTGGCCCGCTGCGACACCCTGGAAAGCGCTTATGCAAAAGCGTATATGGCGGATCGGGTGGCGGCGTTTGGCGGCTGCATCGCCGTAAACCAGCCGGTGGACAAGGCAACGGCAGGGGCCATCGCCAAACAATATGCCGAGGTGGTGGTGGCCCCCGATTTTGAAGCGGGGGTGATGGACATTTTTGCCAAAAAGAAAAACCTCAGGGTCATCCGGATTGCCAATATTGCTCGCCTGCAGGCGTTTGCCGGCAAAACCTTTGTCGATTTCAAAAGTCTGATGGACGGCGGCATTATCGCACAGGAATCATTTGTACCGCGAACGCGCAAGGCCGCCGACCTGCAGCTGGCCGAAAGTGAATACAAGGGCAGAAAATACAAAATAGCGCGCGTACCGACCCCGGCGGAGGTTGAAGATCTGCTGTTCGGCTGGCTGGTGGAATCCGGCGTCACTTCCAATTCCGTCATCTATGTGAAAGGCCAGGTCACCGTCGGCATCGGAACCGGAGAGCAGGACCGGGTGGGTGTCGCTGAAATTGCCCGGGACAAGGCCTACCGCAAGCTGGCCGACCGCTACTGCTTTGAAACCCATGCCGTCGCCTATAACGACTTAAAGGATCCGGATAAAAAAAGCGAAATTGATCAGCGCGTGGCGCGGGAAAAGGGGGGTCTGATCGGGTCGGCCATGGTCAGCGACGCGTTTTTCCCCTTTCGGGACGGGGTCGATGTCGGGATCAGGGAGGGGATCTCCGCGGTGGTTCAACCCGGCGGTTCCGAAAATGACTACCAGTCCATCGAGGCCTGCAACGAAGCCGGCGTCACCATGGTCTTTACCGGTCAGCGGAGTTTCAAGCACTAG
- a CDS encoding HD domain-containing protein: MKRPESSPPIKQGELIETVKRHAEKLFAGARGSHDWEHTLRVCRLCRQIGSAEGADMDVLMAAAYLHDIGRCYQDSSNGEVCHAEKGAQMARPIVEGLALSSEQKANILHAVGSHRFRGPRQPETLEARVLFDADKLDAIGAVGVARAFLFAGEVGARLHNPDMNVEEARPYSIDDTGYREFKVKLSKVKDRILTRHGRKLAEARHEFMVKFFRRFLKEYEGKE, from the coding sequence TTGAAAAGACCGGAAAGCAGTCCCCCCATTAAGCAGGGCGAATTAATCGAAACTGTTAAACGTCATGCCGAAAAACTGTTTGCAGGTGCCCGGGGCAGCCATGACTGGGAGCATACCCTGCGGGTGTGCCGGTTGTGCCGGCAGATCGGATCGGCGGAAGGCGCCGACATGGATGTTCTCATGGCGGCGGCCTATCTCCATGACATCGGCCGGTGCTATCAGGATAGCTCCAACGGAGAGGTCTGCCACGCCGAAAAGGGCGCGCAAATGGCCCGGCCGATTGTAGAGGGGCTTGCGTTGTCATCGGAGCAAAAAGCGAACATCCTCCACGCCGTGGGGTCCCATCGCTTTCGCGGGCCCCGGCAGCCGGAAACGTTGGAGGCCAGGGTGCTGTTTGATGCCGACAAGCTGGATGCCATCGGCGCGGTGGGCGTGGCCCGGGCGTTTCTCTTTGCCGGCGAGGTCGGCGCCCGGCTGCACAATCCGGACATGAACGTGGAGGAGGCCAGGCCTTATTCCATAGACGATACCGGCTATCGTGAATTCAAAGTAAAACTCAGCAAGGTAAAGGACCGGATATTGACACGGCATGGCCGAAAACTGGCGGAAGCGCGCCATGAATTTATGGTAAAATTTTTCAGACGATTTTTAAAAGAATATGAAGGAAAGGAATAG
- a CDS encoding hydroxyacylglutathione hydrolase C-terminal domain-containing protein: MLKIQQFRYSSDNFAYVIYGKSAAGVVDGGAVDKILAFLADRNLTPAFIANTHQHADHTVGTGRLKDRTGAPVFDGQTLRNRKEIALEGQKITVLETPGHTADSLCFYFGDVLISGDTLFNGTIGNCFSGDLKGFLGSIKRLMALPAKTEIYAGHDYIRAAMAFARSLEPENRSIDQFLKKYNPDRVFSSLQEELQVNPYLKFNDNGIIAVLEKKGLPVDTEYRRWESLMSLE, translated from the coding sequence ATGTTGAAAATCCAGCAGTTTCGCTATTCGTCCGACAATTTTGCCTATGTGATTTACGGTAAGTCCGCTGCCGGGGTTGTGGACGGCGGCGCCGTGGATAAGATCCTTGCCTTTCTGGCGGACCGCAACCTGACGCCGGCGTTTATCGCCAACACCCACCAGCATGCGGACCACACGGTGGGGACCGGGCGCTTAAAGGACCGGACGGGGGCCCCTGTCTTTGACGGTCAGACGTTGCGAAACCGGAAAGAGATTGCACTGGAGGGCCAAAAAATAACCGTCCTGGAAACGCCGGGACATACGGCGGATTCACTTTGCTTTTATTTTGGAGATGTTCTGATCAGCGGCGACACGCTTTTTAACGGTACCATCGGAAACTGCTTTTCAGGCGATCTCAAGGGGTTTTTGGGTTCCATCAAACGGTTGATGGCCTTGCCGGCAAAGACCGAGATTTATGCCGGCCACGATTATATCCGGGCGGCCATGGCCTTTGCGCGATCGCTGGAGCCGGAAAACCGCAGCATCGATCAATTTTTAAAGAAATACAATCCCGACAGGGTTTTTTCATCGCTCCAGGAGGAACTGCAGGTCAACCCCTATCTGAAATTTAATGACAACGGCATCATCGCCGTGCTTGAGAAAAAAGGGCTGCCCGTGGATACCGAATACCGGCGCTGGGAATCACTGATGTCCCTGGAATAA
- a CDS encoding RNA-binding S4 domain-containing protein: protein MKTPIVCQTASEPIELYKILKLVNVANSGGEAKYLISEGKVLVNGKVETRKRKKIFSGDVVEFGEKIIRVQVK from the coding sequence ATGAAAACACCAATCGTTTGCCAGACCGCCTCAGAGCCCATTGAACTCTATAAAATCTTGAAGCTCGTAAATGTGGCCAATAGCGGCGGCGAAGCGAAATATCTGATCTCTGAAGGTAAAGTTCTCGTAAATGGAAAGGTCGAAACCAGAAAACGAAAAAAGATCTTTTCAGGCGATGTCGTAGAATTTGGAGAAAAGATCATTCGTGTGCAAGTCAAATGA
- a CDS encoding NF038143 family protein: protein MPTIEAKKNLILDYEQRFANELGLVIIPKPKVSLWMILIPMYFVFHIFRHKKYMEGRRVFSANFMISRRRVADEAMEALWQNRPANLDALSAKAKLPSPEAQRTYREWITVLMAHYRELLTAQADDFDALVRQAYRSRSHYLLTLD, encoded by the coding sequence GTGCCGACCATAGAGGCCAAAAAGAACCTGATTTTGGATTACGAACAGCGTTTTGCCAACGAACTGGGGCTGGTGATCATCCCCAAGCCCAAGGTGAGCCTCTGGATGATCCTGATCCCGATGTACTTCGTTTTCCATATCTTCCGACACAAAAAATACATGGAAGGCCGCCGGGTTTTTTCCGCCAATTTCATGATTTCAAGGCGCAGGGTCGCGGACGAAGCCATGGAAGCGCTCTGGCAGAACCGGCCGGCAAATCTCGATGCGCTGTCTGCCAAGGCCAAACTTCCCTCACCAGAGGCCCAGCGCACTTATCGTGAGTGGATCACGGTTCTCATGGCCCACTACCGGGAACTTTTAACGGCCCAGGCGGACGATTTTGACGCGCTGGTCAGGCAAGCCTACCGCAGCCGCTCCCATTACCTTCTGACCCTCGATTAA
- a CDS encoding patatin-like phospholipase family protein, which produces MNTYKVGLVLGSGSSRGWAHIGVIEALQDVGIPIHLVAGCSVGAFVGAIFASGGLEQLKQYVINMDGESVFSFSDLNLIRPGLLDGDKKLRELFCMHSDKKDFDELEIPLKVVAADMHSGDQVVLDSGDLFKALRASMSYPGLFAPVCHKDRWLIDGGVVDPVPVGVARAMGADIVIAVNLNSELVSRKRHQKTGAVPDIKPPPVRNEFLKNLAARYEAAEKKIRNRLELQKIKKRSTPGTRQVINAAIQLMQDRITQVNLAVNPPDILITPRLGDLKRLDYDQVEHAIEEGYIATRNKVNDIRMLLETQ; this is translated from the coding sequence ATGAATACCTATAAAGTAGGACTGGTGCTGGGAAGCGGGTCCTCCCGGGGATGGGCCCATATCGGAGTCATCGAAGCTTTGCAGGATGTGGGGATTCCTATTCATCTTGTGGCCGGGTGCAGCGTCGGCGCTTTTGTCGGCGCGATATTTGCCAGTGGCGGCCTGGAGCAGTTGAAGCAATATGTCATTAACATGGACGGCGAAAGCGTGTTTTCGTTTTCAGACCTAAACCTTATCAGGCCAGGGCTCCTGGACGGCGATAAAAAACTTAGGGAACTTTTTTGCATGCATAGCGATAAAAAGGATTTTGACGAACTGGAGATTCCGTTGAAAGTTGTTGCTGCCGACATGCATTCCGGCGATCAGGTGGTTTTGGATTCCGGAGACCTGTTCAAAGCGCTTCGGGCATCCATGTCCTACCCGGGTCTTTTTGCACCGGTATGCCACAAGGACAGATGGCTGATAGACGGCGGGGTGGTCGACCCGGTTCCCGTGGGGGTAGCCCGGGCCATGGGCGCGGACATCGTGATCGCCGTTAACCTGAATTCTGAACTGGTGTCACGCAAACGCCACCAGAAAACCGGGGCGGTTCCTGATATAAAACCCCCTCCGGTCCGCAACGAATTTTTAAAAAATCTGGCCGCCCGCTATGAAGCAGCGGAGAAAAAAATCCGGAACCGTCTGGAACTCCAGAAAATAAAGAAACGGTCGACGCCCGGCACCCGGCAAGTTATTAACGCTGCCATACAACTCATGCAGGACCGGATCACACAGGTCAATCTCGCTGTTAATCCGCCGGATATCCTGATCACACCCCGCCTGGGCGATCTCAAAAGGCTTGATTATGATCAGGTTGAACACGCCATCGAAGAAGGATATATCGCCACCCGGAACAAGGTCAACGATATCAGGATGCTGCTGGAAACACAGTAA
- a CDS encoding acyl-CoA/acyl-ACP dehydrogenase gives MTLLNPKKETFAHLDPRSREIMRKTIDYFESRGKKRLKHDSHERIWYDDFIQFMKANRVLSTLLTPESYAKGDPDTRWDTFRNCDFNEILGFYNLSHWYTWQVSILGLGPIFMGKNEGVKHKTAQLLKDGGIFAFGLSERAHGADLYSSEMMLTPLGDGKYVADGGKYYIGNGNKAALVSTFAKNSETDEYVFFVVTPEHPNYDLVQNVVNWEGYVAEYALNAYPITEDDILTTGRDAWDSSLNTINVGKFNLGWGAIGIATHAFYEAINHASHRNLFCKWVTDFPHIRQLFTDAYCRLVAMKLFAQRATDYQRSASETDRRYLLYNPMVKMKVTTQGEEVINLLWDVIAARGFEKDMYFELAVKDIRSLPKLEGTVHVNMALIIKFMANYFFNPGRFPDIPHRNDPKNDDFLFSQGPTKGLGKIQFHDYNAAYADVSLENVKIFKQQIDLLKEFLMTATPTAEQAQNIDFLLSLGELFTLVAYGQLILEKYKMEKLYDDLMEQIFDFMVRDFSKFALQIYSKPDSTDKQMDLCMKMIKKPFADTTRFQRFWESQVLALKDTYEMNP, from the coding sequence ATGACACTGCTCAACCCCAAAAAAGAAACCTTCGCCCATCTGGATCCACGATCCCGGGAAATCATGCGCAAAACCATTGATTATTTTGAATCCCGGGGTAAAAAACGCCTCAAGCACGACAGCCATGAACGCATCTGGTATGATGATTTCATTCAGTTCATGAAGGCAAACAGGGTCCTGTCCACGCTGCTGACCCCCGAGTCCTATGCGAAGGGTGACCCGGACACGCGCTGGGACACCTTCCGGAACTGCGATTTTAATGAAATTCTTGGATTTTACAACCTGTCCCACTGGTACACCTGGCAGGTGTCCATTCTGGGGCTGGGGCCGATTTTCATGGGCAAGAACGAAGGGGTAAAGCATAAAACCGCGCAACTCCTCAAGGATGGCGGGATTTTCGCCTTCGGTCTTTCCGAGCGGGCCCACGGTGCGGACCTGTATTCATCGGAAATGATGCTCACGCCCCTGGGCGACGGCAAATACGTGGCCGACGGCGGCAAATACTACATCGGCAACGGCAACAAGGCGGCCCTGGTGTCCACCTTCGCCAAAAATTCGGAAACCGATGAATATGTGTTTTTTGTGGTAACCCCCGAACACCCCAATTACGATCTGGTCCAGAATGTGGTGAACTGGGAGGGCTATGTGGCGGAGTATGCCTTAAACGCCTATCCCATCACCGAGGACGACATCCTGACCACCGGCCGGGACGCCTGGGACTCATCGCTCAACACCATCAATGTCGGCAAGTTCAACCTGGGCTGGGGCGCCATCGGCATTGCCACCCACGCCTTCTATGAGGCCATCAACCACGCCAGCCACCGCAACCTGTTCTGCAAATGGGTCACGGACTTTCCCCATATTCGGCAGCTGTTCACCGACGCTTATTGCCGCCTGGTGGCCATGAAACTCTTTGCCCAGCGAGCCACGGATTACCAGCGCAGCGCGTCTGAAACCGACCGCCGGTATCTGCTGTACAACCCCATGGTGAAAATGAAGGTCACCACCCAGGGCGAAGAGGTCATCAATCTGCTGTGGGACGTGATCGCGGCCCGGGGGTTTGAAAAAGACATGTATTTTGAGCTGGCCGTCAAAGACATCCGGTCCCTGCCAAAGCTCGAAGGCACGGTGCATGTCAACATGGCCCTGATCATCAAGTTCATGGCCAATTATTTCTTCAACCCCGGCCGGTTTCCGGACATCCCCCATCGCAATGACCCGAAAAATGACGACTTTCTGTTCAGCCAGGGGCCGACCAAGGGTCTGGGGAAAATTCAGTTCCATGATTATAACGCCGCCTATGCCGACGTCTCCCTTGAAAACGTAAAAATTTTCAAACAGCAGATTGACCTGCTCAAAGAATTTCTCATGACAGCTACGCCGACGGCGGAACAGGCCCAGAATATTGATTTTCTGCTGTCCCTGGGCGAACTTTTCACCCTGGTGGCCTATGGGCAGCTTATTCTGGAAAAATACAAGATGGAAAAACTATATGACGATCTGATGGAGCAAATCTTTGATTTCATGGTTCGGGATTTTTCCAAATTCGCGCTTCAGATTTATTCCAAGCCGGACAGCACGGACAAACAGATGGACCTGTGCATGAAAATGATTAAAAAACCGTTTGCCGACACGACCCGTTTTCAGCGGTTCTGGGAAAGCCAGGTATTAGCGTTGAAAGATACGTATGAAATGAATCCGTAA
- a CDS encoding KamA family radical SAM protein, translating into MAYKEILRNSIRTFEDLEKWLAGRKVAVDPRLREVIAKYPMRVNSYYLRLIEKMNDGIWKQAIPGVGELEHYKDLSEDPLDEEGDIPLGGPRTIVHRYPDRVLLLISNECSMYCRFCTRKRKVGDDRKNPTIEEIKKGIEYVASHEEIRDVLISGGDPLLMSNNRIDEVLGKLKVIQHLELIRIGTRVPCVWPQKIIEDKELIEVLRKHTPRSLKEPQLFINTHFNHPNEITSESYQAIKVLRELGIPIGNQTVLMKGVNDDKDVMRNLLHGLGKMGIKPYYLYYADLVEGTGHFRTEVSIGKEICRDLCGSTTGFLRPVYVVDAQGGRGKVPVDLSFSDGISEEKKGGTFTSPIGLGKVYVNDPIEKIEGKKWRIRRTPNEHLK; encoded by the coding sequence ATGGCATACAAAGAGATTTTAAGAAACTCTATCAGGACATTCGAGGATTTAGAGAAATGGCTTGCCGGCCGGAAGGTTGCGGTTGACCCGAGGCTCAGGGAAGTGATTGCCAAATATCCTATGAGAGTAAATTCGTATTACCTTCGCCTCATTGAAAAAATGAATGACGGTATTTGGAAACAGGCAATTCCCGGTGTCGGGGAGCTTGAGCATTATAAGGACCTTTCTGAAGATCCACTGGATGAGGAAGGAGATATTCCGCTTGGCGGGCCAAGGACAATAGTCCACAGGTATCCAGACAGGGTTTTATTGCTTATTTCAAACGAGTGTTCAATGTATTGCAGGTTTTGCACCAGAAAAAGAAAAGTAGGTGATGACCGTAAGAATCCAACGATAGAGGAAATAAAAAAGGGGATTGAATACGTTGCATCTCACGAGGAAATTAGGGACGTATTAATCTCCGGTGGTGATCCGCTATTGATGTCCAATAACAGAATCGATGAGGTTTTGGGAAAACTAAAAGTAATTCAACATCTTGAATTGATAAGAATCGGGACAAGGGTCCCATGCGTCTGGCCACAAAAGATTATTGAAGACAAAGAACTAATCGAGGTGCTAAGAAAACATACACCTCGGTCACTTAAAGAACCGCAGCTTTTCATAAACACACATTTCAATCATCCTAATGAAATAACTTCCGAAAGTTATCAGGCCATAAAAGTTTTAAGAGAACTGGGCATTCCAATAGGAAATCAAACTGTTTTGATGAAGGGTGTTAACGATGACAAAGATGTAATGAGAAACCTGTTGCACGGCCTCGGTAAAATGGGAATAAAACCATATTATCTATATTATGCTGACCTTGTTGAAGGAACAGGTCATTTTAGAACAGAAGTAAGCATAGGAAAAGAAATCTGTAGAGATCTTTGCGGATCCACTACAGGTTTCCTGCGTCCGGTTTATGTAGTAGATGCGCAGGGTGGAAGAGGTAAAGTACCTGTAGATCTCAGTTTTTCAGATGGAATTAGTGAAGAAAAAAAAGGCGGAACTTTTACGTCACCGATTGGACTCGGAAAAGTATATGTAAATGATCCAATTGAAAAAATAGAAGGGAAAAAATGGAGAATCCGAAGGACACCAAACGAACACCTTAAATAG
- a CDS encoding type II toxin-antitoxin system PemK/MazF family toxin — MAGILRGDIHRADLNPVIGSEQGGLRPVLVLSHNVFNERSGTVIAVAITSQPQRAGFPLTLELGDAKLPKKSWVKISQIRILSKKRIGKKIAKASEEESALIIDGLNEIIGA; from the coding sequence ATGGCCGGAATATTAAGGGGAGACATTCACCGGGCTGATTTAAATCCAGTCATTGGCAGCGAACAGGGCGGTTTACGCCCTGTTCTTGTTTTAAGTCACAATGTGTTTAATGAGAGATCTGGGACGGTCATTGCGGTTGCGATAACCAGTCAGCCGCAAAGGGCTGGTTTCCCGCTGACTTTGGAACTTGGGGATGCCAAGCTTCCTAAAAAATCCTGGGTAAAGATCAGCCAGATTCGAATCCTTTCTAAAAAGCGCATCGGCAAGAAAATAGCCAAAGCATCGGAGGAAGAATCGGCCCTCATTATTGATGGTTTGAATGAAATAATTGGCGCTTAA